The following proteins come from a genomic window of Nocardiopsis sp. YSL2:
- a CDS encoding PLP-dependent aspartate aminotransferase family protein, with translation MSHTPSSGSAGEYTRAVSAPPAPVPAERPMRMPVHRATTYAFDTSQEYADVLAGSREGYSYARIDSPTVDAFADAVAALEGAGLPERVRGQAFASGMAAISTVLMALTEAGSHVVAARSIYGNTYSLLDGLLRRFGVRTDFVDITDPDAVRAAVGPDTRVVFTETLSNPTMTVSDLPGLARIAHEAGAALVVDSTFASPAVCRPLEFGADVVVHSATKYLGGHSDTTGGVAVGAPDLMDRVRSARVDLGPCLAPDEAYLLHRGLETLPLRVARQCATAAEFAAALEEHPAVERVDHPSLASHPQTELAAKLFDGGRRGAVVTVHPHGGWDAGMAFADRLRVATIAASLGGTHTLAGHVASTSHRNMGDAELAAAGISSGAVRFSIGLEDPQDLIRDALTALTTRG, from the coding sequence ATGTCACACACACCGTCGTCCGGGTCCGCGGGCGAGTACACGCGGGCGGTGTCGGCCCCGCCGGCTCCGGTACCCGCCGAGCGCCCGATGCGCATGCCGGTCCACCGCGCCACGACCTACGCGTTCGACACCTCCCAGGAGTACGCGGACGTCCTGGCGGGCAGCCGTGAGGGCTACTCCTACGCCCGCATCGACAGCCCCACCGTCGACGCGTTCGCCGACGCGGTCGCCGCGCTGGAGGGGGCCGGGCTCCCCGAGCGCGTGCGCGGCCAGGCCTTCGCCTCCGGCATGGCGGCGATCAGCACCGTGCTCATGGCGCTCACGGAGGCCGGCTCGCACGTGGTGGCGGCCCGCTCCATCTACGGCAACACCTACTCGCTGCTGGACGGCTTGCTGCGCCGGTTCGGCGTGCGCACGGACTTCGTGGACATCACCGACCCGGACGCCGTGCGCGCCGCCGTCGGGCCGGACACCCGTGTGGTGTTCACCGAGACGCTGTCCAACCCCACGATGACCGTCTCCGACCTGCCGGGGCTGGCGCGGATCGCCCACGAGGCGGGCGCGGCGCTGGTCGTGGACTCCACGTTCGCCTCACCGGCGGTGTGCCGTCCGCTGGAGTTCGGTGCGGACGTCGTGGTGCACTCGGCCACCAAGTACCTCGGCGGCCACAGCGACACCACGGGCGGAGTGGCCGTGGGCGCTCCCGACCTCATGGACCGCGTACGGTCGGCGCGCGTGGACCTGGGACCGTGCCTGGCCCCGGACGAGGCCTACCTGCTGCACCGGGGGCTGGAGACCCTGCCGCTCCGGGTGGCCCGCCAGTGCGCCACGGCCGCGGAGTTCGCCGCCGCCCTGGAGGAGCACCCGGCGGTGGAGCGCGTCGACCACCCGTCGCTGGCTTCCCACCCGCAGACGGAGCTGGCCGCCAAGCTCTTCGACGGCGGACGCAGGGGCGCGGTCGTCACCGTGCACCCCCACGGGGGCTGGGACGCCGGGATGGCCTTCGCCGACCGGCTGCGGGTCGCCACGATCGCGGCCTCCCTGGGCGGGACGCACACGCTGGCCGGGCACGTGGCCTCCACCTCGCACCGCAACATGGGCGACGCCGAACTGGCGGCGGCGGGCATCTCCTCCGGTGCGGTGCGCTTCTCCATCGGCCTGGAGGACCCACAGGACCTCATCAGGGACGCACTCACCGCGCTGACCACGCGTGGTTGA
- a CDS encoding D-alanine--D-alanine ligase family protein, translating into MSEQRKIRVAVVFGGRSSEHEISCVTAGSVLSVIDHDRYEVVPVGITRSGNWVLTSGDPDRLRIDEGTKALPSVPEDGADLALPFDAAGQLMVVDPAEGPRRLAEVDVVLPLLHGPFGEDGTIQGLFEMMGVRYAGAGVFSSAAAMDKVFMKAMLVGNGIPTSGFVAISDRQWRNERKKVLDDVAELGETVFVKPARAGSSVGITKVSDSSDSDAVVAAVEAAREHDPKVLVEAQIVGREIECGVLEAEDGGTPDVSFPAEVHVAEGFDFYDFEAKYLSSSSLTIPAGIPEEATARLRAMAAEVFEAMGCEGLARVDFFYTEDGEVLVNELNTMPGFTPASAFPQMWGATGVDYATLVDRMITTALRRSPGLR; encoded by the coding sequence ATGTCCGAGCAGCGCAAGATTCGGGTCGCCGTCGTCTTCGGCGGACGCAGTTCCGAACACGAGATCTCCTGCGTCACCGCGGGCAGTGTCCTGTCCGTCATCGACCACGACCGCTACGAGGTGGTCCCCGTGGGGATCACGCGGTCGGGCAACTGGGTGCTCACCTCCGGTGACCCCGACCGCCTGCGCATCGACGAGGGGACCAAGGCGCTGCCCAGCGTCCCCGAGGACGGTGCCGACCTGGCGCTGCCCTTCGACGCGGCGGGCCAGCTGATGGTGGTCGACCCCGCGGAGGGGCCGCGACGCCTGGCCGAGGTCGACGTCGTGCTCCCGCTGCTGCACGGACCGTTCGGCGAGGACGGCACCATCCAGGGGCTCTTCGAGATGATGGGTGTGCGCTACGCGGGCGCCGGCGTCTTCTCCAGCGCGGCCGCCATGGACAAGGTCTTCATGAAGGCCATGCTCGTCGGCAACGGGATCCCCACCAGCGGTTTCGTGGCGATCTCCGACCGGCAGTGGCGCAACGAGCGCAAGAAGGTCCTGGACGACGTCGCCGAACTCGGTGAGACCGTGTTCGTCAAGCCCGCCCGTGCTGGCAGCAGCGTGGGGATCACGAAGGTGAGCGACTCCTCCGACTCCGACGCGGTCGTCGCGGCGGTGGAGGCCGCCCGCGAACACGACCCCAAGGTGCTCGTCGAGGCCCAGATCGTGGGCCGCGAGATCGAGTGCGGCGTCCTGGAGGCCGAGGACGGCGGGACGCCGGACGTGTCCTTCCCGGCCGAGGTGCACGTGGCCGAGGGCTTCGACTTCTACGACTTCGAGGCCAAGTACCTGTCCAGCAGCAGCCTCACGATCCCGGCGGGGATCCCGGAGGAGGCCACCGCGCGGCTGCGCGCGATGGCGGCCGAGGTCTTCGAGGCGATGGGCTGTGAGGGACTGGCCCGCGTCGACTTCTTCTACACCGAGGACGGCGAGGTCCTCGTCAACGAGCTCAACACGATGCCCGGGTTCACCCCGGCCTCGGCGTTCCCGCAGATGTGGGGCGCCACGGGCGTGGACTACGCCACCCTGGTGGACCGCATGATCACCACGGCGCTGCGCCGGAGCCCCGGCCTGCGCTGA
- a CDS encoding EI24 domain-containing protein gives MATFFREIFGGVGALARGFVLLLRKPRLFLLGAIPPFITSLLFLALFVALVLNVEDFSTWATPFAGDWDPVWRGLLRGALAVAAVVGSVLLMVVTFTTVTLTLGAPIYDKIGELVEKELGHAPEPYEEPLAASIARAVRQGLVIVFASLLVTVVVFAIGFVPLAGQVVGAVLAAVLGGWLLGIELVGGAFDRRAMLRLRDRQRFLRTRRLRTLGFSVPTYFLLAIPFVAVAVFPAAAAGGTILARQLFDANPELMPAPQPPPGPQVPGPPPPHQYPPHPQHP, from the coding sequence GTGGCCACTTTCTTCCGTGAGATCTTCGGCGGAGTCGGCGCCCTGGCGCGCGGCTTCGTCCTACTGCTGCGCAAGCCCCGGCTGTTCCTGCTGGGCGCCATCCCCCCGTTCATCACGTCGCTGCTGTTCCTCGCCCTGTTCGTCGCGCTGGTCCTCAACGTCGAGGACTTCTCCACGTGGGCGACCCCCTTCGCCGGGGACTGGGACCCCGTCTGGCGGGGCCTCCTGCGCGGGGCCCTCGCCGTCGCCGCGGTGGTGGGCAGCGTCCTGCTCATGGTCGTCACCTTCACGACGGTCACGCTGACGCTCGGTGCCCCGATCTACGACAAGATCGGCGAACTGGTCGAGAAGGAGCTGGGCCACGCGCCCGAGCCCTACGAGGAGCCGCTGGCGGCCTCGATCGCGCGCGCGGTCCGGCAGGGCCTGGTGATCGTGTTCGCGTCGCTGCTGGTGACCGTCGTCGTGTTCGCCATCGGTTTCGTCCCGCTGGCGGGCCAGGTGGTCGGCGCGGTCCTGGCGGCCGTCCTGGGCGGCTGGCTGCTCGGCATCGAACTCGTGGGCGGAGCCTTCGACCGGCGCGCGATGCTGCGGTTGCGCGACCGCCAGCGGTTCCTCCGGACCCGTCGCCTGCGCACCCTGGGCTTCTCCGTGCCCACGTACTTCCTGCTGGCGATCCCGTTCGTGGCGGTCGCGGTGTTCCCGGCCGCCGCCGCGGGCGGCACGATCCTGGCCCGCCAGCTCTTCGACGCGAACCCGGAGCTGATGCCCGCTCCGCAGCCGCCGCCGGGACCGCAGGTGCCGGGGCCGCCCCCGCCGCACCAGTACCCCCCGCACCCGCAGCACCCGTAG
- a CDS encoding Uma2 family endonuclease produces the protein MDLPTLHESLKLPDGYRSEIIDGSIIVSPTPTFRHSKIIRRLERALDRSMPEGLEAYQTLTLEITETGDRYVPDLALLPETPGEEESWEESDWILPAEDLELAVEVVSPSSALHDWQAKVKGYATAGVPLYLVIDPRKSEIALFSNPEKGKYLDVARAVPGKSVKLPEPFNTEIEATPLLT, from the coding sequence ATGGATCTTCCCACGCTGCATGAAAGCCTCAAACTCCCCGATGGTTACCGCTCGGAGATCATCGACGGGAGCATCATCGTGTCGCCGACACCGACTTTCCGGCACAGCAAGATCATCAGGCGCCTCGAACGGGCACTTGACCGCTCCATGCCCGAAGGTCTGGAGGCGTACCAGACGCTGACCCTGGAGATCACAGAGACCGGCGATCGCTACGTTCCCGACCTCGCGCTTCTACCTGAGACACCAGGGGAGGAGGAGAGCTGGGAAGAGTCGGATTGGATTCTTCCCGCCGAGGACTTGGAGTTGGCGGTTGAGGTCGTCTCCCCGAGTAGCGCTCTCCATGACTGGCAGGCCAAGGTCAAGGGCTACGCCACGGCGGGAGTTCCTTTGTACCTGGTGATCGACCCGCGCAAAAGCGAGATCGCGCTGTTCTCCAACCCTGAGAAGGGCAAGTACCTGGACGTCGCACGGGCGGTGCCCGGTAAGTCCGTGAAGCTCCCCGAACCCTTCAACACCGAGATCGAGGCGACCCCGCTGCTGACGTAG
- the cydC gene encoding thiol reductant ABC exporter subunit CydC, which produces MIALAWPRGARFALGVLLGAFATGAGVALLAVAAWMLATAANHPSITALSVAVVATRALGVTRGVARYLERLVTHDAAFRTLAEVRVRVYERLAATEPFGRFRSGDLVSRLVNDTEATLDLLVRGLTPPLISLVTGGATVLFLTAVYAPGGLLLAAGLLLAGLAVPLAAAALGRGPGRRQSRARGELSTALVDTLHGAPDLVAYGAMDRQVDRVHAADAELTRLARRDAAVLGLGAGAGALITGLTVWGALLLGVAAVEDGTLGAVSLAVLVLTTLAAFEIVAPLPAVAAKLGAIRESGARLFGVLDVPAATAAPTRSGLDPDADPSVLIRDLRVRYGPREPWALDGVDLEIPAGWTVAVVGPSGAGKSTLASVLLRFRDPDGGSVSIGGTDITSYPADEVRAVVSGVPQDPHVFASTLRENLKLARPGAPDEELWAALRRARLADEVAAMPKGLDTLVGTHGLGLSGGMVQRLALARAVLAAPRVLVLDEPTAHLDPDARDAVVADLLDAAEGYSTLLITHDLTGLERVDRIYVVREGKVLQEGTHAELVETEGWYRNVLPP; this is translated from the coding sequence ATGATCGCGCTGGCCTGGCCGCGCGGCGCCCGGTTCGCTCTGGGCGTGCTGCTCGGCGCCTTCGCCACCGGCGCGGGCGTGGCCCTGCTCGCCGTGGCGGCCTGGATGCTCGCCACCGCGGCGAACCACCCGTCGATCACGGCGCTGAGCGTGGCCGTGGTCGCCACCCGGGCTCTGGGCGTGACCCGGGGCGTGGCCCGCTACCTGGAGCGGTTGGTCACCCATGACGCCGCGTTCCGCACGCTCGCCGAGGTGCGGGTGCGTGTCTACGAACGGCTCGCGGCCACCGAGCCCTTCGGCCGCTTCCGGTCGGGCGACCTGGTGTCGCGTCTGGTCAACGACACCGAGGCGACCCTGGACCTGCTGGTGCGCGGGCTCACCCCGCCGCTGATCTCGCTGGTGACGGGCGGGGCGACGGTCCTGTTCCTGACCGCCGTGTACGCGCCGGGCGGGCTGCTGCTCGCCGCCGGTCTGCTGCTGGCCGGACTCGCCGTGCCGCTCGCCGCGGCCGCCCTGGGACGCGGTCCCGGACGCCGCCAGTCCCGGGCCCGCGGCGAACTGTCGACGGCCCTGGTGGACACCCTGCACGGCGCTCCGGACCTGGTCGCCTACGGGGCCATGGACCGGCAGGTCGACCGGGTCCACGCGGCCGACGCCGAGCTGACCCGGCTCGCGCGGCGCGACGCCGCCGTCCTGGGGCTGGGGGCCGGGGCGGGCGCCCTGATCACCGGACTGACGGTGTGGGGCGCCCTGCTGCTCGGGGTGGCCGCCGTGGAGGACGGGACGCTGGGCGCCGTGTCCCTGGCGGTCCTGGTGCTCACGACCCTGGCGGCGTTCGAGATCGTGGCGCCACTGCCCGCGGTCGCCGCGAAGCTGGGCGCGATCCGCGAGAGCGGGGCCCGGCTCTTCGGCGTCCTGGACGTGCCGGCCGCGACCGCGGCCCCGACGCGGTCGGGGCTGGACCCCGACGCGGACCCCTCGGTGCTGATCCGCGACCTGCGCGTGCGCTACGGGCCGCGGGAGCCGTGGGCCCTGGACGGGGTGGACCTGGAGATCCCGGCCGGGTGGACGGTGGCCGTGGTGGGGCCGAGCGGCGCGGGCAAGAGCACGCTGGCGTCGGTCCTGCTGAGGTTCCGCGACCCGGACGGCGGGAGCGTGTCGATCGGCGGCACCGACATCACGTCCTACCCGGCCGACGAGGTGCGCGCGGTGGTGTCGGGGGTGCCGCAGGACCCGCACGTGTTCGCCTCGACCCTGCGGGAGAACTTGAAGCTGGCCCGCCCGGGCGCCCCGGACGAGGAACTGTGGGCGGCGCTGCGGCGGGCGCGCCTGGCCGACGAGGTCGCGGCGATGCCCAAGGGCCTGGACACGCTGGTGGGCACGCACGGACTGGGGCTCAGCGGCGGGATGGTGCAGCGCTTGGCGCTGGCCCGCGCGGTGCTGGCGGCGCCGCGCGTGCTGGTGCTGGACGAGCCGACGGCGCACCTGGACCCGGACGCGCGCGACGCGGTGGTGGCCGACCTGCTCGACGCGGCCGAGGGCTACTCCACCCTGCTCATCACGCACGACCTGACGGGGCTGGAGCGCGTGGACCGGATCTACGTGGTCCGCGAGGGCAAGGTGCTTCAGGAGGGCACCCACGCGGAACTGGTGGAGACGGAAGGGTGGTACAGGAACGTGCTGCCGCCCTGA
- the cydD gene encoding thiol reductant ABC exporter subunit CydD: MKPLDPRLVRAASAVRLHMAVSVAGGVLITALILLQAWLLARVITGAWSGEGMAALGGAIGAVAAVAVARALLSYLAETSALHSAARTKSRLRRRLVEHVTGDGQVWTAEPGDDDEGSPKAGELVTLATRGLDALDDYFARYLPQLVLAAIVPLAVLGVVFWADWISGIVIAVTLPLIPVFMALIGMYTQARTDRQWRLLSRLSGHFLDVVEGLPTLAVFRRAKAQASIIRTVGEEHREATMGTLRIAFLSAFALELLATLAVALVAVEVGLRLLGGHMDYQTALLVLILAPEAYLPLREVGARFHASMEGVAAADQVFTELERERGSGRAATAAEPTGRPSPAAGGDLRFEGVGMRYPGRDAPALAGFDLEVRAGEHVLLTGPSGAGKTTLLSLLLRLNEPTDGRVSVRAPGGSWTPLDTVPSADWRLGIAWVPQHPYLFDVSVTDNIRLGAPEATMEQVREAARQAEADVFVSALPEGYDTRLGERGARLSAGQRQRIALARALCRDAPLVLLDEPTAHLDPENAAAVRMAVTRLLEGRTAVIVAHDTAWARSALGDSLRQVSLPLPTPEASGSP, encoded by the coding sequence GTGAAGCCGCTTGATCCCCGCCTGGTCCGGGCCGCGAGCGCGGTCCGGCTGCACATGGCCGTGTCCGTGGCCGGCGGCGTCCTCATCACCGCCCTGATCCTCCTCCAGGCCTGGCTGCTGGCCCGCGTCATCACCGGCGCCTGGAGCGGCGAGGGGATGGCCGCGCTCGGCGGGGCGATCGGTGCCGTGGCGGCGGTCGCCGTGGCCCGCGCCCTGCTCTCCTACCTGGCCGAGACCTCCGCCCTGCACAGCGCGGCGCGCACCAAGTCGCGGCTGCGCCGCCGCCTGGTCGAGCACGTCACCGGGGACGGACAGGTGTGGACGGCCGAGCCCGGGGACGACGACGAGGGCTCGCCCAAGGCCGGGGAACTGGTCACCCTGGCCACCCGCGGGCTGGACGCGCTGGACGACTACTTCGCCCGCTACCTGCCCCAGCTCGTCCTGGCCGCGATCGTGCCGCTCGCCGTGCTGGGCGTCGTGTTCTGGGCCGACTGGATCTCGGGGATCGTCATCGCCGTGACCCTCCCCCTCATCCCGGTGTTCATGGCTCTGATCGGCATGTACACCCAGGCGCGCACGGACCGGCAGTGGCGGCTGCTGAGCCGCCTGAGCGGCCACTTCCTCGACGTCGTGGAGGGGCTGCCGACCCTGGCGGTCTTCCGCAGGGCCAAGGCGCAGGCGTCGATCATCCGCACGGTGGGCGAGGAGCACCGCGAGGCGACGATGGGGACGCTGCGGATCGCGTTCCTGTCCGCCTTCGCCCTGGAGCTGCTGGCGACCCTGGCGGTGGCGCTCGTCGCCGTGGAGGTGGGGTTGCGCCTGCTCGGCGGGCACATGGACTACCAGACCGCACTCCTGGTGCTCATCCTGGCCCCGGAGGCCTACCTGCCGCTGCGCGAGGTGGGCGCGCGCTTCCACGCCAGCATGGAGGGCGTGGCCGCGGCCGACCAGGTCTTCACCGAGTTGGAGCGCGAGCGCGGCTCCGGGCGTGCCGCGACCGCCGCGGAGCCGACCGGCCGCCCCTCCCCCGCCGCGGGCGGCGACCTGCGCTTCGAGGGTGTCGGGATGCGCTATCCGGGCCGCGACGCACCGGCCCTGGCCGGGTTCGACCTGGAGGTGCGCGCAGGGGAACACGTCCTGCTCACCGGTCCCAGCGGTGCGGGCAAGACCACGCTGCTGTCCCTGCTCCTGCGGTTGAACGAACCCACGGACGGACGCGTCAGCGTGCGCGCCCCCGGCGGGTCGTGGACCCCGCTGGACACGGTCCCCTCCGCCGACTGGCGGCTGGGGATCGCCTGGGTGCCCCAGCACCCGTACCTGTTCGACGTGTCGGTGACCGACAACATCCGCCTGGGCGCGCCCGAGGCCACGATGGAGCAGGTGCGGGAGGCGGCCCGACAGGCCGAGGCCGACGTGTTCGTCTCGGCCCTGCCGGAGGGGTACGACACCCGGCTGGGCGAGCGGGGAGCCCGGCTGTCCGCGGGGCAGCGCCAGCGGATCGCGCTCGCCCGCGCCCTGTGCCGGGACGCGCCCCTGGTGCTGCTGGACGAGCCGACCGCGCATCTGGACCCGGAGAACGCCGCGGCGGTGCGCATGGCCGTCACACGACTGTTGGAGGGCCGCACGGCGGTCATCGTCGCCCACGACACCGCGTGGGCGCGCTCCGCCCTCGGCGACTCGTTGCGCCAGGTCTCGCTGCCCCTGCCGACCCCGGAAGCGAGCGGATCCCCGTGA
- the cydB gene encoding cytochrome d ubiquinol oxidase subunit II encodes MDLAVIWFIAISVLWIGYFILEGFDFGVGTLLPFMGRRDSVDRRVTINAIGPVWDANEVWLLTAGGAMFAAFPAWYASLFSGFYVPLFLILIALILRGVAFEYRGKRDDSAWRAWWDRAIFFGSAVPAFLWGVAFANIVRGVAMDADQIVTAGLLDLLNPYALLGGLTTLSLFTLHGAVFLTLKTDGPVRARARTAAVWTAGAAVPSAAGFLAWTQFAHGQPWTLPLAAVAAVALVGGVVAVLLRHERLSFALTAVTVLTAVTTLFGSLFPNVLPSTTDPAFSLTVANASSADYTLTVMTWVAVFFLPLVLAYQGWSYWVFRQRVTGATVTGTPDAPEPEPAA; translated from the coding sequence CCATCTCGGTCCTGTGGATCGGGTACTTCATCCTGGAGGGCTTCGACTTCGGGGTGGGCACGCTCCTGCCGTTCATGGGCAGGCGCGACTCCGTCGACCGACGCGTCACCATCAACGCCATCGGGCCGGTGTGGGACGCCAACGAGGTGTGGCTGCTCACGGCGGGCGGCGCCATGTTCGCCGCCTTCCCCGCCTGGTACGCCTCCCTGTTCAGCGGGTTCTACGTGCCGCTGTTCCTCATCCTCATCGCGCTCATCCTGCGCGGTGTGGCCTTCGAGTACCGCGGCAAGCGCGACGACTCCGCCTGGCGCGCCTGGTGGGACCGCGCGATCTTCTTCGGCAGCGCCGTCCCGGCGTTCCTGTGGGGCGTGGCCTTCGCCAACATCGTCCGGGGTGTGGCGATGGACGCCGACCAGATCGTCACCGCGGGGCTGCTCGACCTGCTCAACCCCTACGCTCTGCTGGGCGGACTGACGACCCTGTCGCTCTTCACCCTGCACGGCGCCGTGTTCCTGACCCTCAAGACCGACGGCCCGGTCCGGGCCCGCGCCCGCACGGCCGCCGTGTGGACCGCGGGCGCCGCGGTCCCCTCCGCCGCCGGGTTCCTCGCCTGGACCCAGTTCGCCCACGGCCAGCCGTGGACCCTGCCGCTGGCCGCCGTCGCCGCGGTCGCCCTCGTGGGCGGAGTCGTGGCGGTCCTGCTGCGCCACGAGCGGCTGTCGTTCGCCCTGACCGCGGTCACCGTCCTCACCGCCGTCACGACCCTCTTCGGGTCCCTGTTCCCGAACGTGCTCCCCTCCACCACCGACCCGGCGTTCAGCCTGACCGTGGCCAACGCGTCCTCGGCCGACTACACGCTGACCGTGATGACGTGGGTGGCGGTGTTCTTCCTGCCGCTGGTCCTGGCCTACCAGGGGTGGAGCTACTGGGTGTTCCGCCAGCGTGTGACCGGTGCGACCGTCACCGGAACCCCCGACGCACCCGAGCCCGAACCCGCCGCCTAG